The Raphanus sativus cultivar WK10039 unplaced genomic scaffold, ASM80110v3 Scaffold0494, whole genome shotgun sequence genome segment TCCAGTCGTCTTTGTCAATGGTTTCCATTTCCGTTTACTCAGTCCGTGAATTCCAATATCCAACCAACGGTCGATGTATTAAAATTCTGGAGATTTGAAAATTTACTAACACAATCAACATGTAATAAGTCTTTATATTTTGGTCTTATCCGCATGGTAATAGGTTAtctatttttctaatattttagcTCAAATATACTATTTAACTTTCCTTACACAAATAACCAAaagtgtaaatatattttagtgatGTGAAATCAATTCTTTTAAACGTTACTAATATATCGTAAGCCGAAATATTACACGTTCCACAAGACTGGATTATCCATTGGCCAGATGCATACGATTACTGTCTCCTTCGCAAACCACGTTTTGAGCAATTTCAAAATCTCTCTTATTTATTAGTAGAAGGCAACTGAACTTCTAAGTTGCAATCGTGAATTCGAACATGATGTTCAATTGATCATTGATTGGGGGTTATTCGTGATCAGTTTCATTCCAAGTCCAACTCGACTTAATGACGTGAGGCTCCCTTGTTAGTTTTTGGCTTTTTGCAATTTAGTTTGGGAAAACGAGTTAGTGGCGTGGCTGTACTTTATTCGTATAGTTTTTAGCTGCCATAATGACGTGTCTATGGTTATCAGAGATTTGGAGGCTTATTCAATCAGAAACAAAAATATGCCGATGGTGATTCACGTTATGGTGAATTTGTCTATATGATATGctcttttcttatatttatttcttaataaatattaaacaaataccAACCAAATCCAAGAACAATCCTTCCCCCATATGGGAACTGGAGAGGTTGGAGATGAAAATGACTCTTCATTACATAGAAAATACACCACTAGATAGCAATAAGTCATGGGGCTTTATTACATAAAACTTACAAGAGAGGATATATAAAAAACAACATTTGCATAAACCAAAGGTGAAAATAggattttacaaaaattaaaccGCAACCTCAATCACActttaaatttacaaaagacagaaaaaaaaacaccataATTCTATCAAGATCGAAGTTCAGAGAAATCAAGATGATCAAAAGggcaacaaacaaacaaaacatatagATTACCAAAAATATCTGGACTTTTTATTAGAATGAAGAGGaggatgagtgaaagtagtagTAATTTGTGGGACAGTGAAGCCACCATCATCATACCATCTCTTGTTCTGTCCttgttgtttcatgttttgTATTGGAGCATAAGTCTTCACTTCTGGTAATGTTTCTTTGTTGTACTTCCCAAACTGAatattgttgtttttgttttcctgAGAAAAGTACTGATTTGTGTATGAAGCAGgaagagtttgtggaatctgaGGGACCCAAATCCCCAAATTCTCAGATGGAGGTGACACTGTATTGTAGTTGTTTCTCTTAGTGCTGTCATCGTCTGCTTCTATATATGGTAACAttccatcatcatcaccactcTGCATTCACAAAAGAAAACCCACCAGAAAAGGAAAGAAACCTCTTcagaattttattaattataaaaaattcatcCACATCTATAAAGTTTGTTACTCTTTTTATCTCTCAACTAGGTCtaatatgatatgatatttacttAAATAGAGGAAACAAAAGCAATTAAATTTTCAATCACCAAAGGATCACTTCAGTTTTAAGTTACTAAGAAACATAAAATCTTGATTAACAGAATTTGATctttcttgatgagaagaactgcAAACCTTAGAGAAACCAAAAGGAGGAAGCGAGGAATCAAGGAAGTCCTCAACGTGCCAACCAGGTAACGTATCGATCAAGTACTCTGAAATCGTGCTTGTGGATCCCCACTGACTCACCTCTGAGTCGCCACCGATCTTTGAAGAAGGTTGGATCTTGGAGTTGTTGCTCTGAGGAGCTGAGAGAGGTTTCTTGGAAGGGACAGAGCAGTCTTGACtactagaagaagaagattctgaAGTTGGTTTGTAAACAGCAGAGGAAGCAGAGAGCTTAACCCCTGTGAGAAGAAACCTATCGTGTTTCTTCTTATGCTCGTTGGCAGAGTGTATCGATGCATCACAATCGTTGCATAAGATAGCCCTATCTTGTTGACAAAACAGCAAAGCTTTTTTCTCCTACAGTTTACAAAAATGACTTCAGATTGTTTTGATCATTAGACCAAACCAGTGTCCTTAAATCTTGACAAGAAGTTGAAAGAGACCTGACAGATGTCGCAGATAGGAGAGTCGTTGTTAGAGGAAGAAGGGTATAGGAGAGAGAAACGGAGATGTTTGGAGGCAAGCTTGTTAGCGTGGTGAACTTGCTGGTCGCAGCCGCTACACAAAGACGCTTCGTCGGCGGTGCAAAACACCGACGCTTCTTCTTTATCGCAGACGTCGCACCTGATCTTCATCAAACGATCGAGTAAGAGAGATAAAAGAGAGAGGTTCTTGAAAAGCAGAGGAAAGAAGATGTGAGATTTCGTGGAGTTCTTGTAATAAAAGAAgagaatataaataaagtaaataatataAGAGGGTGGTTGTGTaatatcatcattttcttcttttttctcaatcatatctatcttttcttcttttctctagAAAAATAGTACTTGTTTTATATGAAATATCTACGAAGATTTGGAGTGTGATTATTGGTTGAGTTGATGTaaaattaagaaacaaaaatgtgtttatcactctattttttactaattatatatacaaattatattctattttattttaacttttaatttaagGAGAGAAGATATGAGAGATTTTGTGGAGTTCTTGttaatatcataattttttttcctgtttCAATTATATTTCTccttttcttagaaaaataattcTTGTTTTATATGAGATGTCGACGAAGACTTGGAGTGCGATTATTTGGTTGAGTTAAAGTAAAACTAGGAAATAAAGTGTTTATCActctatttttaataattatatatagaaaaataaaaaaaatatttcattttatttgaaGATAAACCtctaataaaaatacaaattgtTTTTTCCCTTATTATTTCATATCATTTTTACGTTCTTACTTTAAAATCCAAGGTGTGATCTCAATCAAGtaagaatttaaaaattttggtttggatttggatcgattttttttttgttacgaGGTAATTCATGTATATAATTCAGACACATGTTAAATACCTGtaatttttggaaatataaCATGTTTGGATTGGTTCAagtatttaaaacaaaaatactaCAATTATctgaaaacccaaaaatatataaaacacgaaaaacctcaaaaataaaataagtattcaaaaatattcaaatatccaaaaataaaattttacctGAAATCTGATCAGAAGAACCgaaaatacccaaaatattatCTGAATAcctgaaatttattttttaagttttgatattttacctgatccaaaaaataaccaaaaactcaaaaacgAAACATAGAAAAACTATCTTTAATACCAAACACTTATCCAAAATAACTAACTATATAATTCACGTATTTTGATTACCCGATCCGGTCTCGGACAGACCCAGACTCATACAGTGTGACCCATGGGTCCAAAAATTATAcccaatatataatttttcctGGATCCAGACCCGAACTGAGCCTACATTTTTGAGTGGTTCAGTTTTTCGGATTTTGGTAAAATGTCCATATCTACTAAAGAGTTACATAAGAGGTGtacataaaattttcaaataaactaattcaaaaattatacagtttaataaaattctcttatacaatataatataattttgtaacataatatataactttatttatattctaaaaatccgcgcttttgaagtgcatatcaaaatttaatcttgtgttaaaaagaagaagaaagaaagtaaCATCCAAAGTCACTATTTATTGAGGATAAACCATTAGCTAAAACCTCTTACTCCGTGAAAATCTAAAGAGATtctctttttgttatttttcttattttatttttggcttGAATCCTAACAGCTCAATTAATCATATAAACTAATactaactaaataataaaatgctatgttttctagtttttcaaataataatatacaataaGTTGATCATATTAGGCATAGAATGGGGAGTGGAAAAAAGATGGTTCTCACACTGGATGGAAGAACTGCATTCATGTTCTCCATTCATGAATCATTTACTATTGCAAAGtggttcaatttaaaaaaataataaaatatttatgaaccACTAGTGGTTCAAATGCAAGAGCAAAAAGCATGATCCTCAATGAACAGTAATAACTCATGCAATTTCAGGTGTATCAAGTGGTTCTTCTactgattaaaataataatcataggTAAATTGTTTTATGTTTCTCTTCAACTTTTTTAAATCATCGTATTTGTTTTGTTCCTTTAAGTAAAACTAAATCCTCTTCATTTCTAAAACAGtaaatgttttacaaaaaaatatttattgtttaatatataatgtatattttaatgcattttatattaattaatagtgaCAAATTGTAAACATTCAGAAAACTACTTGTATGTACTCAATTgctattagttttaaaattattaaaatagttaataaaataaaatatttattattaaattttaatatgttttattaatattcgataaataataaatattttttataaatataaattataatagttactaaatatattcaatataaaataatatatattttaaattaaatataataatataaatattatagacaGCTAGATCCGCTTTTGTTTTACTCAAACCGTTAGATCCGCTAGATCCGCAACGCTTGATCCACTTTTCTCATTCGGACCCTAATTCCTTTTCAGTAATGAACAAAATCTTAATTGGCCTCTAAGCATATTAATTGGTTTGTCTAGATGTTAAGAATAAGTTCTAAATCTAGACCCACTATCAAGTAGTAATAGAATATTATAACGATTTTCTTGACAGGAGTGTAATCTATTAGCATCATATCTTGAAAATTAATTACTAAATCTAATCCTGAAAAAGTAGCATACAAAGAATAAAATATGTGACAATAACTAAAGGCCATATCGAACCCTGCCAAAgtatcataatataatatatgtttctaATATAAATAGCAAGTTTGTGCCAAGAAACAATTACACTCAAAGACATTTTCTAGTTTTTAATAACAAGATGATGCAGTTTATGCTATTAGGGTAGTTTTCCCTAACTAAACTCATTTTCCATctaaaaatttaactaaatgaAGTTACAACCAAAAAagcaaaactatatatataatataaaaattttttttttggtggaatTTAACCACAACCATTCATTTTTCAGATTTAATGGTCAAAATTCAGAAGAGATAAGATGGGTCactctatcttcttcttttttttcgttttcttcCTCCCAAATTctctattttctaaaaaaaattcaaatctgtctttctaattattttttcagaaaaacTTTTATCAAATTATTATCTATATTTCTCTATCTATCTTTTAAGATATGTCAAGATATATTTCTGATGATGGTGTAGTATTCACATATATGATAACGACATCAACAGCAAATACGTTGTCAACTTTGGCATAACAAAGACGGAGACATAGACCACATTGGAGCAGTTTCGCCGGTATTCAGAAAACCCATCACCCACCATAGACTAGACTATGAAAATCTAGAAGTTCGTCCACTAGGAACACCACTGCGCCTTCACATGACTACCGTCAAGAGATTAGATTTCCTACAATATTATGTACACGCTTGCAGACCCCGAGAAAATGTCCATGTgtacataaaaatattgtacacCATCAGTATATATTTCCTACAACATTATGTACACTAAACTATTTTCTCTATTCATTACAATATTATGTACACTAAACTGCATGTAGAGCAACATTATgtacataaaaatattgtacacCATCAGTATATGTTTTCTACAATATTATGTACACTAAACTCCATGTAGAGCAAGATCGTGTACATGTGCACAGTCAAATCATGTACACATAAATGTTAATAAATGTTATTATCTATTCCAACTCCAAAACATTACTAATCTTTGTTTGTACACTAGTTCTTAGTGTCAATCTTTAACTTTTATGTACACCAAAACCTATTAGTGTCCATTCGATAAAATGGAAGTCTTTTGACACAAAAAATCATTAATGTCCATTCTTTAAATGATTTTTGAACCGCCAAATATGTGAGTTTTCATGAAAcattgtacatgtggacaaCAAAATATATGTGTACACATTGACGATATAGATCGTACAAATATTTAATCTTGCAAATGTATGTAAAAATGTATGCAGGATACATCGAACAAGTGTACATGTGAATCATTTTCCATGCCGAACTGATTCTAGTatcataaaatatgttttactaATATATTGATGTACACAAGTGAAAATGTGCACATATGCACATAtaaacatgtacacatgtatacaagatgtacacatgtacacatacAAGATGTACAACCTTATGTACGAGTGAATCAATGTACATGTGTTTTTCTGTAAAACATTGTACATGTGGACAGTGAAATTTTTTGTGTACACGTTGATGATATTTTACCGTTCAAATGTTTAAACTTGCAAACGTGTTAACATATATCGTTCAAATATTGAAACTTGCCACATATGTAACACATCTATCAGGTATACATGTGAATCATTGTACATTTACATTGTTTTAGTAATACACATATGTACATATGtaaacatgtacacatgtacacaaatAATCATtgtacatataattttaataaatggcATTTTCGTAATTTTATCATCTTCCTCCTAAATTAATTAGGGGTTTCTGCAATTTCTCTCTACAGCCGCCAACCATTATTTTCACCTTATTCAtcagttttttttcattttccatgtttattatattttcaaggTTGAAGAAGTTTAgttaaaaccatattttaaatttataaactcagaattttttttttttactttcccGACTCAATTGATGAATTGAACCAAAACACCACAGTCATCGGACGCCACGACGGTGAAAACAAGTGTAACGAAGTGATCCAGAGATGATTTCGTCAATGACAACTAAGGCAGCAACAAGGAAACCTCGAGTTTAATTTCTGGGtcttaaatttttcatttactATGGCTTCACATGAGACTTTGACCAATAACAGAGAGTGTGGTGGTTGGTACTTACGAGCAGATTCTAATTGACTATTGAAAAAAATgctaaacaaaattaaaaaaaaattatgagaagaaaaagaagtggGT includes the following:
- the LOC108814709 gene encoding B-box zinc finger protein 21; the protein is MKIRCDVCDKEEASVFCTADEASLCSGCDQQVHHANKLASKHLRFSLLYPSSSNNDSPICDICQEKKALLFCQQDRAILCNDCDASIHSANEHKKKHDRFLLTGVKLSASSAVYKPTSESSSSSSQDCSVPSKKPLSAPQSNNSKIQPSSKIGGDSEVSQWGSTSTISEYLIDTLPGWHVEDFLDSSLPPFGFSKSGDDDGMLPYIEADDDSTKRNNYNTVSPPSENLGIWVPQIPQTLPASYTNQYFSQENKNNNIQFGKYNKETLPEVKTYAPIQNMKQQGQNKRWYDDGGFTVPQITTTFTHPPLHSNKKSRYFW